The following coding sequences are from one Bacteroidota bacterium window:
- a CDS encoding BlaI/MecI/CopY family transcriptional regulator, whose translation MARKKSTTLTDAELRLMDIIWSRGPSTVQDVVDALPADSPLAYSTVLTMLRILEQKSYLTHKKDGRAYVYESIVPKEDAQRGAIQHLMKRFFDDSPELLVLNLMEHANFDADDLERLKGMIDSAPDEDAS comes from the coding sequence ATGGCCAGAAAGAAGTCAACCACGCTAACTGACGCAGAACTCCGACTTATGGATATCATTTGGTCGCGCGGCCCTTCGACCGTACAGGATGTTGTGGATGCGCTGCCGGCCGATTCCCCGTTGGCATACAGCACGGTGCTCACCATGCTGCGCATACTTGAGCAGAAGTCATATCTCACACACAAAAAAGATGGGCGCGCCTACGTTTACGAGTCGATCGTACCCAAAGAGGATGCCCAGCGGGGAGCGATTCAGCACCTGATGAAACGCTTCTTTGATGACTCCCCGGAATTACTGGTTCTTAACCTGATGGAGCATGCCAACTTCGATGCCGACGACCTCGAGCGGCTAAAAGGCATGATCGATTCAGCACCAGACGAGGATGCATCATGA